A stretch of Gossypium hirsutum isolate 1008001.06 chromosome A06, Gossypium_hirsutum_v2.1, whole genome shotgun sequence DNA encodes these proteins:
- the LOC107962287 gene encoding caffeoylshikimate esterase, with translation MVEQEENLHYWGDISEEEYYRLQGIKGSKSFYTSTRGLSLFTRSWLPLSGPPRGIIFGIHGYGNDISWTFQSTSIFLAQKGFACFALDMEGHGRSQGLRGYVPHVDLVVQDCLSFFNLIKQDPNFGALPCFLYGESMGGALCLLVHFADPNGFQGAVLVAPMCKISDKVRPRWPIPQALTFISNFLPTLAIVPTEDLLHKSIKVEEKKIVGNKNPVRYRGKPRLGTVVELLRVTQLLSEKLRDVSIPFLVVHGSADVVTDPEVSRTLYKEASSQDKTLKIYEGMWHSLLFGEPDENIEIVRTDILSWLSDRCNTKI, from the coding sequence ATGGTGGAACAAGAAGAAAACCTTCATTACTGGGGCGACATCTCAGAGGAAGAGTATTACAGGCTGCAAGGAATCAAAGGGTCAAAATCGTTCTACACTTCAACAAGAGGCCTCTCTCTCTTCACAAGATCATGGCTTCCACTCTCTGGCCCTCCACGTGGCATCATCTTTGGGATCCATGGGTATGGCAATGATATAAGTTGGACTTTCCAGTCCACATCAATCTTTCTTGCTCAGAAAGGGTTTGCCTGCTTTGCCCTTGACATGGAAGGCCATGGGAGGTCTCAAGGCCTTAGAGGCTATGTCCCACATGTTGATTTGGTTGTCCAAGACTGTCTCTCCTTCTTCAATCTCATCAAGCAAGATCCTAACTTTGGTGCTTTACCTTGTTTCCTTTATGGAGAATCAATGGGTGGTGCCCTTTGTTTGTTGGTTCATTTTGCTGATCCAAATGGGTTCCAAGGAGCTGTTTTGGTGGCACCCATGTGCAAAATCTCAGACAAGGTTAGACCCAGATGGCCAATTCCTCAAGCCCTCACTTTTATCTCCAATTTCTTGCCCACTTTAGCCATTGTACCAACCGAAGATCTTCTGCACAAATCAATCAAAGTAGAAGAAAAGAAGATTGTTGGGAACAAGAACCCAGTCAGATACAGAGGGAAACCCAGATTGGGGACAGTTGTTGAACTCTTGAGAGTGACTCAGCTTTTGAGTGAAAAACTGCGTGATGTAAGTATCCCATTCCTAGTAGTCCATGGGAGTGCAGATGTTGTCACGGATCCGGAAGTGAGTCGGACTTTGTACAAGGAAGCATCCAGTCAAGACAAGACCTTGAAGATCTATGAAGGGATGTGGCATTCCTTGTTGTTTGGTGAACCTGATGAAAACATTGAGATTGTTCGTACTGATATATTGTCTTGGTTGAGTGATAGATGTAACACAAAGATCTAA